A genome region from Gigantopelta aegis isolate Gae_Host chromosome 3, Gae_host_genome, whole genome shotgun sequence includes the following:
- the LOC121391491 gene encoding bis(5'-nucleosyl)-tetraphosphatase [asymmetrical]-like isoform X1 has product MSTELHVRAAGFVLYRRVHGHVEYLLLQARSRKRHWTPPKGRVDPGEEELETAFRETREESGITSHQVDLIEDFRREIHYTVHGNRNKRVIYWLAKLKDPETAVTLSDEHIAYRWCTIDDAVDFLHNYPGMQKLMQEADEFIHSSK; this is encoded by the exons ATGTCAACTGAACTGCACGTTCGTGCTGCCGGGTTTGTACTCTATCGCAGGGTACACGGCCATGTGGAGTACCTGTTACTACAGGCGCGGAGCAGGAAACGACACTGGACACCACCGAAAG GTCGCGTTGATCCAGGCGAGGAGGAGCTGGAGACGGCGTTCAGAGAAACTCGCGAGGAGTCTGGCATAACTTCACACCAGGTGGACTTGATCGAGGACTTCAGGCGGGAAATCCACTACACCGTGCACGGTAACAGGAACAAGAGAGTCATATACTGGCTGGCTAAGCTGAAGGACCCAGAAACGGCCGTAACCCTTTCAGACGAACACATCGCATATAGATGGTGTACTATTGACGACGCCGTGGACTTCTTACATAACTACCCCGGTATGCAGAAACTGATGCAGGAGGCTGATGAATTTATTCACTCTTCAAAGTGA
- the LOC121391491 gene encoding bis(5'-nucleosyl)-tetraphosphatase [asymmetrical]-like isoform X2, with protein sequence MSTELHVRAAGFVLYRRVHGHVEYLLLQARSRKRHWTPPKGRVDPGEEELETAFRETREESGITSHQVDLIEDFRREIHYTVHGNRNKRVIYWLAKLKDPETAVTLSDEHIAYRWCTIDDAVDFLHNYPGSARLKL encoded by the exons ATGTCAACTGAACTGCACGTTCGTGCTGCCGGGTTTGTACTCTATCGCAGGGTACACGGCCATGTGGAGTACCTGTTACTACAGGCGCGGAGCAGGAAACGACACTGGACACCACCGAAAG GTCGCGTTGATCCAGGCGAGGAGGAGCTGGAGACGGCGTTCAGAGAAACTCGCGAGGAGTCTGGCATAACTTCACACCAGGTGGACTTGATCGAGGACTTCAGGCGGGAAATCCACTACACCGTGCACGGTAACAGGAACAAGAGAGTCATATACTGGCTGGCTAAGCTGAAGGACCCAGAAACGGCCGTAACCCTTTCAGACGAACACATCGCATATAGATGGTGTACTATTGACGACGCCGTGGACTTCTTACATAACTACCCCG gGTCGGCGAGATTGAAGCTTTAA